Proteins from a single region of Fischerella sp. PCC 9605:
- a CDS encoding response regulator, giving the protein MILTRLAEELNNLSKHASDGVLVLHKHTVVWNLHLSDGKLTYVTSEVHPVRRWNRALKQHCPNWNWGVEPLQLSGDQPWECHLLVQGISQRQLSAIQAKLVIRTIVQECFFELSSHTDFESNWKPSKTDILHVPSLVALSSREILSVLAQATNARQKWQAAGLGHLSPTLAPVLKPTVDFQELPVLEKKYFKNKFALWDIALEQEKSVTELTLSLIPWFEKGVLEFQNIPDLPLPNVKQTVVTTYPLSESKPVTSVQKQPLIACIDDSPVLAYTLRKILMPSGYQMLSIPEPMRGFSQLIEHKPDLILLDLLLPNADGYSICKFLRDTPVFRNTPIIILTERNTQIDRARAMSVGATEFLGKPPQSQELLQMVHKYLKQQSYPN; this is encoded by the coding sequence ATGATACTAACAAGGCTGGCTGAAGAATTAAACAACCTGAGTAAACATGCTAGTGATGGAGTGCTTGTTCTACACAAGCATACAGTCGTTTGGAATCTTCACTTAAGTGATGGTAAATTGACCTATGTCACAAGTGAGGTGCATCCTGTGAGGCGCTGGAACAGAGCTTTAAAGCAACATTGTCCTAACTGGAACTGGGGTGTTGAGCCTTTACAATTATCGGGAGATCAACCTTGGGAATGTCACCTTCTTGTTCAAGGAATCAGTCAAAGGCAACTGAGTGCAATCCAAGCCAAATTAGTAATTCGTACAATTGTCCAAGAATGTTTTTTTGAATTAAGTAGCCACACAGACTTTGAAAGCAACTGGAAACCTAGTAAAACAGATATATTACATGTCCCCTCGCTTGTAGCTTTGTCTTCCAGGGAAATACTGTCAGTTCTTGCACAAGCAACGAACGCACGACAAAAATGGCAAGCTGCTGGTCTAGGCCACCTTAGCCCCACTCTCGCACCAGTTTTGAAGCCAACAGTAGACTTTCAGGAACTCCCGGTTTTAGAGAAGAAGTATTTCAAAAATAAGTTCGCTTTATGGGATATTGCCCTAGAGCAGGAAAAATCGGTGACAGAGCTAACCCTCTCCTTGATACCTTGGTTTGAAAAGGGTGTGCTGGAATTTCAAAACATTCCAGATTTACCATTACCGAATGTCAAACAGACAGTTGTGACAACATACCCCCTATCAGAAAGCAAGCCTGTCACATCTGTTCAGAAACAGCCTTTAATCGCTTGCATTGATGATAGTCCCGTGTTGGCTTACACTTTAAGAAAAATTTTGATGCCATCGGGGTATCAAATGTTGAGTATTCCAGAGCCAATGCGAGGTTTCTCCCAACTCATTGAACACAAGCCTGATTTAATTTTGTTAGACCTGCTCCTGCCAAATGCTGATGGCTATAGCATCTGTAAATTTTTGCGAGACACTCCCGTTTTTCGGAATACACCTATTATTATTCTGACAGAGCGGAATACTCAAATTGACCGTGCCCGTGCTATGTCGGTTGGCGCAACTGAGTTTTTAGGCAAGCCCCCACAGTCCCAAGAATTATTACAAATGGTTCACAAATATCTTAAGCAGCAAAGTTATCCGAATTAG
- a CDS encoding methyl-accepting chemotaxis protein, whose amino-acid sequence MFRKIFQKLPDQLKLQNQFILLLLLSTIIPVSIVGWYGIYSSTSALSKVAKEQLEAESNKEVNDISGFLNGVSDDVLFLSKIPPIQGIIRARKDGGVDGQNNLSYNSWVEQLQTTFTAMMERKPRYMQLRYIDEKGQELVRVDSDGSNIKVIPETKLQNKGDRPYFSETMKLSVGSIYVSRVDLNQENDQIERPFKPVIRYATPIIDSTGQKRGIVIANVFADKFIKAFKEDNKEVEKGNKNKGTEKFLVNQDGYYISHPNPEKEWGFEFKNNEKLDKDYSVEVAKQILGSEKGFIDKGGYLFTYHRVDPSPNQPEFLVVINKVPKDRVFAAVNSFKIVTSLIIVVSLAAILPLGVVRARQLVNLIKQLINGISSSSQQIFSALEQQERIASLQAASVHETTTTMDELEASCRQSTQQAKAAATAAQQALSLADNGTQAVGESLEGMFLLEEKVAAIAEQIVHLSEQASQIGSISQIVSELANRTNILAINSSVEAVRAGEYGKGFAVVANEITKLSDQSQKSAEKINVLVSKIQKAINSTVMVTEEGTKTVKTGVEIAQKTDRAFAGVADAINNMVLNNQQISLNLKQQLDAIQQVVQAMDTINRGAKETATGISQTRSGTEELNATALILKRMV is encoded by the coding sequence ATGTTTAGAAAAATTTTCCAAAAATTGCCAGATCAACTCAAACTTCAGAATCAATTCATACTATTGCTGCTTTTAAGCACCATTATTCCTGTTTCTATCGTGGGATGGTACGGTATTTATTCTTCCACCAGCGCCCTATCGAAAGTTGCAAAAGAACAGCTGGAGGCTGAATCAAATAAAGAAGTCAACGATATCAGTGGATTTTTAAATGGTGTTAGCGATGACGTTTTATTCTTGAGCAAAATCCCCCCAATTCAAGGTATCATCCGAGCAAGAAAAGATGGCGGAGTAGATGGACAAAATAATTTATCGTACAACAGTTGGGTTGAACAGTTGCAGACTACCTTTACTGCCATGATGGAGCGTAAGCCCCGTTATATGCAACTCCGATATATAGACGAAAAAGGCCAAGAATTGGTGCGAGTTGATTCAGATGGCTCTAACATCAAAGTTATCCCCGAAACTAAACTGCAAAACAAGGGAGATAGGCCATATTTTAGCGAGACTATGAAGTTGTCTGTTGGGAGTATCTACGTCTCACGGGTGGATCTAAACCAGGAAAACGATCAAATTGAACGACCTTTTAAACCAGTGATTCGATACGCTACACCAATTATTGACTCAACTGGTCAAAAAAGAGGAATTGTCATTGCCAATGTATTTGCCGACAAATTCATAAAAGCGTTTAAAGAGGATAATAAAGAAGTAGAGAAGGGAAATAAAAACAAAGGTACAGAGAAGTTTCTGGTCAATCAAGACGGCTACTACATCTCCCATCCCAATCCTGAAAAGGAGTGGGGATTTGAGTTCAAAAATAATGAGAAATTAGACAAAGATTATTCTGTAGAAGTCGCTAAGCAAATATTGGGCAGTGAAAAAGGATTTATTGACAAGGGAGGTTATTTGTTTACCTACCATCGAGTCGATCCCAGTCCAAATCAACCGGAATTCTTAGTAGTTATTAATAAAGTCCCAAAGGATAGAGTTTTTGCTGCTGTCAACTCGTTTAAAATTGTTACCTCCCTGATTATTGTTGTTTCTCTAGCTGCGATCCTGCCTTTGGGAGTTGTCAGGGCACGCCAACTGGTAAATCTGATTAAGCAACTAATTAATGGAATATCTTCCTCTAGTCAGCAAATTTTCTCTGCGTTGGAACAGCAAGAACGCATAGCTAGTCTGCAAGCGGCTTCAGTACATGAAACCACTACGACTATGGATGAACTGGAAGCCTCCTGCCGACAATCAACTCAGCAAGCCAAAGCCGCTGCTACCGCCGCACAGCAAGCTCTTTCGCTTGCGGATAATGGCACCCAAGCAGTGGGAGAAAGCCTGGAAGGAATGTTCCTCTTGGAGGAGAAAGTAGCAGCAATCGCCGAACAAATTGTGCATCTGAGCGAGCAAGCCAGCCAAATTGGCAGTATTTCCCAAATTGTTTCTGAATTGGCAAACCGAACTAATATATTGGCGATCAATTCCTCAGTTGAAGCTGTCCGTGCCGGAGAGTATGGTAAAGGCTTTGCTGTGGTTGCTAATGAAATTACCAAATTATCCGACCAAAGTCAAAAATCTGCTGAAAAGATTAATGTCCTGGTTTCTAAAATCCAGAAGGCGATTAATTCAACAGTGATGGTAACAGAAGAAGGCACCAAAACAGTAAAGACGGGAGTGGAAATTGCTCAAAAAACAGATCGAGCTTTCGCCGGAGTGGCGGATGCCATTAACAATATGGTTTTAAACAATCAACAAATTTCGCTAAATCTCAAGCAGCAATTAGATGCTATCCAACAAGTTGTCCAAGCAATGGACACCATCAATAGGGGAGCAAAGGAAACTGCCACTGGCATTAGTCAAACTAGATCCGGTACCGAAGAACTTAACGCAACTGCCTTAATTTTGAAACGGATGGTATAG